In Candidatus Zixiibacteriota bacterium, one genomic interval encodes:
- a CDS encoding glycoside hydrolase family 3 N-terminal domain-containing protein produces the protein MLATAPENIGRLFIVGYRGERVPDSFVKLARQRRLGGVILFEDNCRSSQGLSKSIAAIKRQYTDSPPFIAIDQEGGRVCRLRGAPAEFKAPAEYGRYKANDSYAEDYGRAMVYLESLGINLNLAPVCDLFLNDANSCLKGRSFGATPDEVIPFVRSSIHLARRNGVLSCAKHFPGFGAAAADPHVVTSSADFDLRTWSGRESKVFEAAIAAGVDMVMTTHMHVPEFDNVIATGSHRMIDQLLRVTLNFEGPVITDDLCMQGAAVLGDLGNRTVAAFMAGHDLLLFGQDTDRAVEAMDAFAEAVRRGDIPKDRLRRSLERIASVKCTLGNKVIL, from the coding sequence ATGCTTGCAACAGCTCCGGAAAACATCGGCCGACTATTCATCGTCGGTTATCGCGGCGAACGAGTCCCGGATTCCTTCGTGAAACTGGCGCGACAGCGCCGCCTTGGGGGAGTCATACTCTTCGAGGACAACTGCCGAAGCTCCCAGGGACTGTCAAAATCAATCGCCGCCATCAAACGGCAGTACACGGATTCGCCGCCGTTTATTGCGATCGATCAGGAAGGCGGACGCGTCTGCCGGCTCCGCGGCGCCCCCGCCGAATTCAAAGCGCCCGCCGAATACGGACGGTACAAGGCGAACGACTCGTACGCCGAAGATTACGGCCGGGCAATGGTCTACCTCGAATCGCTCGGTATCAACCTCAATCTCGCACCCGTGTGCGATCTCTTTCTCAACGACGCGAACAGCTGCCTCAAGGGCCGCTCGTTCGGCGCCACGCCCGATGAGGTTATCCCGTTTGTCCGATCCAGCATCCACCTCGCTCGCCGCAACGGCGTGCTGTCCTGCGCCAAGCATTTCCCCGGCTTCGGCGCCGCCGCCGCCGATCCGCATGTCGTCACCTCCAGCGCCGACTTTGATCTGCGCACCTGGAGCGGCCGGGAGTCGAAAGTGTTCGAAGCGGCGATCGCCGCAGGTGTCGACATGGTCATGACCACGCACATGCACGTGCCCGAGTTCGACAATGTCATCGCCACCGGCTCACACCGCATGATCGACCAGTTGCTGCGCGTCACCCTCAATTTCGAGGGACCCGTCATCACCGACGATCTGTGTATGCAAGGTGCGGCGGTGCTCGGCGATCTCGGCAATCGCACCGTCGCCGCCTTTATGGCCGGGCATGACCTGCTGTTGTTCGGGCAGGATACCGACCGCGCCGTTGAAGCGATGGACGCGTTTGCGGAAGCGGTCCGGCGCGGCGACATTCCCAAAGATCGACTGCGGCGCTCGCTGGAACGAATCGCCTCGGTCAAGTGTACCCTCGGGAACAAAGTGATTCTGTGA
- a CDS encoding anhydro-N-acetylmuramic acid kinase: MRLPAIHARRRLNVLGINSGTSIDSVDLALVSVARRSDGCTCRYITGGERKYPPALRQRLLSAAESSALPFLELMSLDRELGRFMGQTARAFAKRLANRRIPVDCVASHGQTIQHLPRQVTLSGRQESATLQIGSLETIAAVTGRITVGDFRQADIAVGGEGAPITAGAMHRLFADTRTSRLIVNIGGIANYFYLPDRRATSLVRAADCGPGNIICDALARRLFDLPYDRGGAAALDGTVSRRMLSLLMAHPAFTATRSVSTGRESFGADLVERILTLGRELSLSPSDLMATAAQLTVEGIVMSVTRLTDTHAPAGKLYLTGGGSRNRFFVRGLRDRLVGMSVERIDTLGIPSGQVEAAAYAVMGEACLRGESLAAPVTGRRRDAHPVLGKIAQPTL, from the coding sequence ATGCGTCTGCCCGCCATCCACGCACGCCGTCGACTGAACGTCCTCGGTATCAACAGCGGAACCTCGATCGACTCGGTCGATCTCGCGCTGGTCAGCGTGGCCCGGCGCAGCGACGGCTGTACCTGCCGCTATATCACCGGCGGCGAACGAAAATATCCGCCCGCGCTCCGGCAGCGCCTGTTGTCCGCCGCGGAATCGTCGGCGCTGCCCTTTCTCGAGCTGATGTCGCTGGATCGTGAACTCGGACGCTTCATGGGACAAACCGCCCGTGCCTTCGCCAAACGCCTCGCCAACCGACGGATCCCCGTCGACTGCGTCGCGTCTCACGGTCAGACCATCCAACATCTGCCCCGTCAGGTCACCCTCTCCGGAAGACAGGAAAGCGCCACGCTCCAGATCGGTTCCCTGGAGACCATCGCCGCCGTCACCGGTAGAATAACCGTCGGTGATTTCCGTCAGGCCGACATCGCTGTCGGCGGCGAAGGCGCGCCGATCACCGCCGGAGCCATGCATCGCCTCTTTGCCGACACCAGGACTTCGCGCCTCATCGTTAACATCGGCGGTATTGCGAACTACTTCTATCTGCCGGATCGTCGTGCGACCTCGCTCGTCCGGGCCGCCGACTGCGGACCGGGCAATATCATCTGCGATGCGCTCGCCCGACGATTGTTCGATCTGCCGTATGACCGCGGCGGCGCCGCGGCGCTCGATGGTACGGTATCCCGACGTATGCTCTCGCTGCTGATGGCGCACCCGGCCTTCACGGCAACGCGATCCGTCTCGACCGGCCGCGAGTCGTTCGGCGCCGATTTGGTGGAACGCATCCTCACCCTCGGCCGAGAACTGTCGCTCTCACCGTCGGACCTGATGGCAACCGCAGCACAATTGACCGTCGAAGGAATCGTCATGAGCGTCACCCGGCTCACCGATACACACGCACCCGCAGGAAAATTGTATTTGACTGGCGGTGGGTCTCGTAACAGATTTTTCGTGCGTGGCCTGCGAGACCGCCTTGTCGGTATGTCCGTCGAGCGCATCGATACGCTCGGGATTCCGTCGGGGCAGGTCGAAGCGGCTGCATATGCTGTAATGGGCGAGGCCTGTCTGCGCGGCGAGTCTCTCGCGGCGCCCGTGACCGGCCGGCGCAGGGATGCTCACCCCGTTTTGGGAAAGATTGCACAGCCGACGCTGTGA
- a CDS encoding SpoIID/LytB domain-containing protein, which yields MTSTATRSKPKFRPLAFLIRVACGLFLVVLVWSCASVPGLKEESAVNYIRVPFVRVLLEENSESVALASDASFAIECLQGDVQTVYYSSQPVTVRNSNRSLRVENNRGDLIQQGMQEVNILPRGHGNRIRVNDARYRGIMKILPNGQSLRLVNIIYVEDYLRGVVPPEIGPREANEIEAVKAQAVAARTYTMAHLQQYGNEPYDLKSTIIDQLYQGVNIENKLVNEAIDATAGYVITYQDQFINAYYHSTCGGMTDDIVDVWDRSPEPYLKPVADTDCNWSKYYTWKEIFTEPQLRGRLEQYLSRDRGRDMRLTPITDIRVVGLSPGGRVMQMQVYTGDDVYRFYKDRIRWVVGRSSNPELILPSDRFEAKLGRDGQGNVTAITFSGQGYGHGVGMCQCGAIGKARLGWAYDSILTHFYTGTELKQLY from the coding sequence ATGACCAGCACCGCTACACGGTCCAAGCCGAAATTCCGCCCGCTCGCGTTCCTGATACGCGTCGCCTGCGGTCTGTTTCTCGTCGTCCTCGTCTGGAGTTGCGCCTCGGTTCCCGGACTCAAGGAAGAATCAGCCGTCAATTACATCCGCGTGCCCTTCGTGCGCGTCCTCCTCGAGGAAAACTCGGAATCGGTGGCGCTGGCCTCCGACGCCTCGTTTGCGATTGAATGCCTGCAGGGCGACGTCCAGACCGTCTATTATTCGAGCCAGCCGGTGACTGTCCGCAACAGCAACCGGTCTCTCCGCGTCGAGAACAACCGGGGCGATCTCATTCAGCAGGGCATGCAGGAGGTCAACATCCTTCCGCGCGGCCACGGAAACCGCATCAGGGTAAACGACGCGCGCTACCGCGGCATCATGAAAATCCTGCCGAACGGTCAGTCCCTCAGACTGGTCAACATCATTTACGTCGAAGATTACCTTCGTGGTGTCGTCCCGCCGGAAATCGGACCGCGCGAAGCGAACGAAATCGAGGCCGTCAAGGCGCAGGCCGTCGCCGCCCGCACCTACACCATGGCCCACCTGCAGCAATACGGCAACGAACCCTATGACCTCAAGTCGACCATCATCGACCAGCTCTACCAGGGCGTCAATATCGAAAACAAACTGGTGAATGAGGCGATCGACGCGACCGCCGGGTATGTCATCACCTATCAGGATCAGTTCATCAACGCCTACTACCATTCGACCTGTGGCGGGATGACCGATGATATCGTTGATGTGTGGGACCGCTCGCCTGAGCCCTACCTCAAACCCGTCGCGGATACCGACTGTAATTGGTCGAAGTACTATACGTGGAAAGAAATCTTCACGGAACCGCAGCTCCGCGGGCGCCTCGAGCAGTACCTCTCCCGCGACCGCGGCCGTGATATGCGCCTGACGCCGATCACCGATATTCGCGTCGTGGGTCTGTCACCCGGCGGCCGTGTGATGCAGATGCAGGTCTATACGGGCGATGACGTCTACCGGTTCTACAAAGACCGGATTCGCTGGGTCGTCGGCCGCTCCTCGAACCCCGAACTGATCCTCCCGTCGGACCGCTTCGAGGCAAAACTGGGCCGCGACGGCCAGGGCAATGTTACGGCAATCACGTTCTCCGGACAGGGATATGGTCACGGTGTCGGCATGTGCCAGTGCGGTGCCATCGGAAAGGCGCGACTGGGCTGGGCCTACGATTCTATTCTGACCCATTTCTATACCGGCACCGAACTCAAACAGCTGTATTGA
- a CDS encoding OmpA family protein, with translation MRRFLWLITATLSIGFADASASADPYRYAFGGFGGPQFLSGGDVFSFEREIGYGVMLGHRVADRWQIGLALSWLELKNDTAGADTTVAFDGLSPATPVTFDATRVSLTAERLLFDPASVLNVKLGAGGGLLIWKMIDPETDRSLAVTGKKNQITDFAATELILTGLAGVEFRPLPQLRLGVTGTADYLTGGGADFSSDVNSGRDRLLLGAHVSFSLLFGSSLPKTEWRSDEVWPAQPAVSSGPASSGVPPESQRDSDADGVPDALDKCAMTVRGVEVDRFGCPLDGDRDGVPDGLDDCPDTPAEARGRVDIYGCPVDSDFDGIPDYLDACPGNPMGAAVDDRGCPVDSDADGVPDGLDDCPYTIAGVEVDRYGCIDMSMFAEPMVLNIDYPPGSFEIDPNNKKRVEKLANLLSFVTDIKLEINGYTDNIGTDQANEALSEKRARRVMEFLIANGVSPDRMRAYGRGEKNFVADNQTAEGRARNRRIEIVFYR, from the coding sequence ATGCGTAGGTTTCTCTGGCTGATAACAGCAACACTCTCGATTGGATTCGCGGATGCCTCTGCATCCGCAGACCCGTACCGGTACGCGTTCGGAGGATTCGGCGGGCCACAGTTTCTCTCCGGCGGCGACGTGTTCAGTTTCGAACGTGAAATCGGTTATGGCGTGATGCTCGGACACCGCGTCGCCGATCGATGGCAGATCGGGCTGGCCCTCTCGTGGCTGGAACTCAAAAACGACACCGCTGGAGCCGACACTACCGTGGCCTTCGACGGTCTGTCGCCGGCGACTCCGGTCACATTCGATGCCACCCGCGTCTCACTCACCGCCGAGCGGCTCCTCTTTGATCCGGCCAGCGTACTGAACGTCAAGCTTGGCGCCGGCGGGGGATTGCTGATCTGGAAAATGATCGACCCCGAGACCGACCGAAGCCTCGCAGTTACCGGCAAGAAGAACCAAATCACCGATTTCGCCGCCACCGAGTTGATCCTCACCGGCCTTGCCGGCGTCGAGTTCCGCCCGCTCCCGCAGCTCAGACTTGGCGTCACCGGCACTGCCGATTATTTGACCGGCGGCGGAGCCGACTTCTCTTCCGACGTAAACTCGGGCCGTGATCGCCTGCTGCTCGGCGCCCACGTTTCCTTCTCCCTGTTGTTCGGGTCGTCTCTGCCGAAAACAGAGTGGCGCTCCGATGAAGTGTGGCCTGCCCAGCCCGCGGTTTCTTCCGGCCCGGCGTCTTCAGGCGTCCCGCCTGAATCACAGCGGGATTCCGATGCCGATGGTGTGCCCGATGCCCTCGACAAGTGCGCCATGACCGTCCGCGGCGTCGAGGTCGACCGCTTTGGCTGTCCTCTCGACGGAGACCGCGACGGGGTGCCCGACGGCCTCGATGACTGCCCCGATACTCCCGCCGAAGCCCGAGGCAGGGTCGATATCTACGGCTGTCCGGTGGACTCCGATTTTGATGGGATCCCGGACTATCTCGATGCGTGCCCCGGAAACCCGATGGGAGCGGCCGTCGACGACCGGGGATGCCCGGTCGACAGCGATGCCGACGGAGTCCCGGATGGATTGGATGACTGCCCTTATACTATTGCCGGGGTTGAGGTTGATCGGTACGGATGTATCGATATGAGCATGTTCGCCGAACCGATGGTGCTCAATATCGACTACCCGCCCGGATCTTTCGAGATAGACCCGAACAACAAAAAGCGAGTAGAGAAACTGGCAAACTTGCTCAGCTTTGTCACCGATATCAAACTGGAGATCAACGGCTATACCGACAATATCGGAACCGACCAGGCCAACGAAGCCCTGTCCGAAAAACGCGCGCGCCGCGTCATGGAATTCCTGATCGCCAACGGCGTTTCCCCCGACCGAATGCGCGCCTACGGCCGGGGAGAAAAAAACTTCGTCGCCGATAACCAGACCGCCGAGGGCAGAGCCCGAAACCGGCGGATCGAAATTGTGTTCTACCGCTAA
- a CDS encoding 2'-5' RNA ligase family protein produces the protein MQYGYRQVQLEGRGSTRFAIVMFLPDSIETLVRPIRERFDPDYSLVSGSLVLVAPFETVRSLGELTQIIRKETADISAPEIQFERLGDAYPSAPLIFWEIKPNDVIDRLYKNLYAALDLALPYRQFSPHVTVAREISDHRVMLVKERIYPYLPEESFTPGAVDLIAPVAGQSWVSVRTFPLRVDE, from the coding sequence ATGCAGTACGGATATCGCCAGGTACAGCTGGAAGGTCGAGGATCCACTCGATTCGCGATCGTCATGTTTCTTCCTGATTCCATCGAAACGCTCGTTCGGCCGATCAGAGAACGGTTCGATCCCGACTACTCGCTGGTCTCAGGGAGTCTGGTGCTCGTAGCCCCGTTTGAGACGGTACGCTCACTCGGCGAACTGACCCAGATTATCCGAAAGGAAACAGCCGACATCTCGGCCCCGGAGATTCAGTTCGAGCGGTTGGGTGACGCGTACCCGTCCGCCCCACTCATTTTCTGGGAAATCAAACCAAACGACGTGATCGACCGTCTATACAAAAACCTGTACGCAGCCCTGGACCTGGCGCTCCCGTACAGGCAGTTCTCGCCGCATGTCACGGTGGCACGCGAGATTTCCGACCACCGGGTTATGCTGGTAAAAGAAAGGATTTATCCGTATCTTCCGGAGGAGTCGTTTACGCCCGGAGCGGTTGATCTGATTGCACCGGTCGCGGGGCAATCATGGGTTTCGGTGCGGACATTTCCACTTCGGGTCGACGAGTAG
- a CDS encoding glycosyltransferase family 4 protein, whose protein sequence is MNILIITQHFPPEKGAVRRLFEFARFFARSGHVVSVLTAIPNYPDGIVPPKYRGKFFFAEEIDGIKVYRSWVLPASNRYPGKRMVGFILFLFTTLINSFRLRDHFDIVLASTPPVTTPVIGWLLSKLKRAKFVIEIRDLQPESSEDFGNLNRNILTRVLKKVMHALYRRADRIVAVTDGIATFLQYIGVDKEKVVTIKSGFSAEFMTSSPNGIRKKFGLDEKFLVLYAGTLGWAHSLETVIEAARQLTDQPDIVFVFVGDGEKRNALEGMVRDYGLKNVMFIGSQPLDTIPFFLKASDVLIESLKDVPITRGTFPAKLFEYMASGRPIVFGSRDGEAVRELTRAGGALQFGPDDPHALSELIMRLKRGEIDGEALGLKYHEHAVRFHQRELWAERYQDFLKDFLQKA, encoded by the coding sequence ATGAACATTCTGATTATCACTCAGCATTTTCCGCCTGAAAAAGGAGCGGTCAGGCGGCTTTTTGAGTTTGCGCGATTTTTCGCGCGATCCGGCCATGTCGTGTCTGTACTGACCGCTATCCCCAACTACCCCGATGGCATCGTCCCGCCCAAGTATCGCGGGAAGTTCTTCTTTGCGGAAGAAATCGATGGGATCAAGGTCTATCGAAGCTGGGTGCTGCCCGCCTCGAATCGCTATCCCGGAAAGCGCATGGTCGGATTCATCCTGTTCCTGTTTACGACTCTTATCAATTCATTCCGCCTGCGCGATCACTTCGATATCGTCCTGGCGTCGACACCCCCGGTTACGACGCCCGTGATCGGCTGGCTGTTGTCCAAACTGAAACGAGCCAAGTTCGTTATCGAGATTCGTGACCTCCAGCCCGAATCGTCCGAAGACTTCGGCAATCTGAACCGCAACATCCTCACCCGGGTGCTCAAAAAGGTCATGCACGCCCTCTATCGCCGCGCCGACCGAATCGTGGCGGTTACCGACGGTATCGCGACCTTCCTGCAGTACATCGGTGTGGACAAAGAAAAGGTCGTCACGATCAAGTCCGGTTTCAGCGCCGAGTTTATGACGTCCAGTCCGAACGGGATTCGCAAAAAATTCGGACTCGATGAGAAGTTCCTGGTCCTGTACGCGGGTACGCTCGGGTGGGCGCATTCGCTCGAGACGGTGATCGAAGCCGCCCGCCAGCTGACCGACCAGCCCGATATCGTCTTCGTGTTCGTCGGCGACGGCGAGAAACGGAACGCTCTCGAGGGAATGGTGCGGGACTACGGCCTCAAGAACGTGATGTTTATCGGCTCCCAGCCGCTGGATACGATCCCGTTTTTCCTGAAGGCGTCTGACGTGCTGATCGAGTCGCTCAAGGATGTGCCCATCACGCGTGGGACTTTCCCCGCCAAGCTGTTTGAGTATATGGCTTCGGGGCGACCTATCGTGTTCGGCTCGCGTGACGGCGAGGCGGTCCGCGAACTCACCCGCGCCGGCGGCGCGCTGCAGTTCGGGCCCGATGATCCGCATGCCCTCTCCGAGCTGATCATGCGCCTGAAGCGGGGTGAAATCGACGGCGAGGCGCTCGGTCTCAAATACCATGAACACGCGGTCCGCTTCCACCAGCGCGAACTCTGGGCGGAACGCTACCAGGACTTCCTGAAAGACTTCCTCCAGAAAGCATAA
- a CDS encoding aminotransferase class V-fold PLP-dependent enzyme yields MAQTSPVISNLETIHIDDLPKLIVGADTLVPTLSGDMRYINFDNAASTPTFAPINDAVAAFMRWYSNVHRGTGFKSQLSSWAFEESRDIVADFIGADLSKQVVIFTKNSTDALNKLARRLPLHKDDIVLTTYMEHHSNELPWRRVGTVAHIGLNPDGTISREDFHRKLDKFRGRVKLVALTGASNVTGYINDLCYFAHEAHRAGARILIDGAQLVPHRPVDMKPSDPECAIDYLVFSAHKMYAPFGVGVLVADRKTFEDSEPDTVGGGVVDIVTLEEAYWSDLPEKEEAGTPDIIGVVALAKAIRLFQSLGWENIIDHEADLTAYALAELGRIPGVTLYGATDPSTARDRLGVVSFNVGDIPHALTAAILSYEGAIGVRSGCFCAHTYVKMLLRVDDDAEMRLRSQILSRDRSEIPGAVRASFGLYNTRDEIDRLTAMVKRIAAGDYHQDYILNKEKGEYTPHNFQLDFRQYFHL; encoded by the coding sequence ATGGCCCAGACGTCGCCCGTGATTTCGAACCTTGAGACAATTCATATCGACGATCTGCCGAAACTGATCGTCGGCGCCGACACGCTCGTCCCGACACTCTCCGGGGACATGCGCTACATCAATTTCGACAACGCCGCCTCCACCCCGACATTCGCCCCGATCAACGACGCCGTGGCCGCATTCATGCGATGGTATTCCAACGTGCATCGCGGCACCGGCTTCAAAAGCCAGTTGTCGAGCTGGGCATTCGAGGAATCGCGCGATATCGTCGCCGACTTCATCGGCGCCGACCTGTCGAAACAGGTCGTGATCTTCACGAAGAACTCTACCGACGCTCTGAACAAACTGGCCCGGCGGCTGCCGCTGCACAAAGACGACATCGTCCTCACCACCTACATGGAACACCACTCCAACGAATTGCCGTGGCGGCGGGTCGGCACCGTGGCGCACATCGGGCTGAACCCCGACGGAACCATCAGCCGCGAGGACTTTCACCGGAAGCTGGACAAATTCCGCGGTCGCGTGAAGCTCGTGGCCCTGACCGGAGCGTCAAACGTCACCGGCTATATCAACGACCTCTGTTACTTCGCGCACGAAGCGCATCGCGCCGGAGCCAGAATCCTGATCGACGGCGCCCAGCTGGTGCCGCACCGCCCGGTCGATATGAAGCCCTCCGACCCCGAATGCGCGATCGACTATCTCGTGTTCTCCGCGCACAAGATGTACGCCCCCTTCGGCGTGGGCGTGCTGGTGGCCGACCGCAAAACATTCGAAGACAGCGAGCCGGATACGGTCGGCGGCGGCGTGGTGGATATCGTCACGCTCGAGGAAGCGTACTGGTCGGACCTGCCGGAAAAAGAAGAAGCCGGCACCCCGGATATTATCGGAGTCGTCGCCCTGGCGAAAGCGATCCGGCTGTTCCAGTCCCTGGGCTGGGAGAACATCATCGACCACGAGGCCGACCTCACAGCCTACGCCCTTGCCGAACTGGGCAGGATTCCCGGTGTCACCCTGTACGGCGCCACCGACCCGTCCACCGCGCGCGACCGGCTCGGCGTGGTCTCGTTCAATGTCGGCGACATCCCGCATGCGCTGACCGCGGCGATACTCAGCTACGAAGGAGCCATCGGCGTTCGCTCCGGCTGCTTCTGCGCCCACACTTACGTCAAAATGCTGTTGCGCGTCGATGATGACGCAGAGATGCGGCTGCGCAGCCAGATTCTCAGCCGCGACAGATCCGAAATCCCCGGCGCCGTCCGTGCATCTTTCGGGCTGTACAATACTCGCGACGAAATCGACCGCCTGACCGCTATGGTAAAGAGGATCGCCGCAGGCGACTATCATCAGGACTACATTCTGAACAAGGAAAAAGGGGAGTATACACCCCACAATTTTCAGCTTGACTTCCGTCAGTATTTCCACCTCTAA
- a CDS encoding PEGA domain-containing protein, whose product MKAAKTISPAYTVLLAVTAAAVLLTGCATIFNGTRQEISVTSEPPGASVFVNNVSFGQTPTVIDLKRSEKYTVLLELHGFKPFEMTFGRKLNTFFYVNIPVVGWAVDALSGSMYKLTPAEVKAVLESGGPGAPVQPTMPMLPPDSTGAVAPPDEGATITPQPVVPEPVPPDTTEADDDVADDDSTGTGDGTLEATIEDGKLYVFVVMAPDPNWEKIGQLERLQD is encoded by the coding sequence ATGAAGGCAGCAAAGACGATCAGCCCCGCATACACCGTGCTGTTGGCGGTGACCGCAGCGGCGGTCCTGCTCACCGGGTGCGCCACCATCTTCAACGGCACGCGACAGGAAATCTCCGTTACCAGCGAGCCGCCGGGCGCCTCGGTGTTTGTTAACAACGTATCCTTCGGGCAGACTCCCACCGTGATCGACCTGAAGCGCAGTGAGAAGTACACGGTCCTGCTCGAGCTGCACGGCTTCAAGCCGTTCGAAATGACGTTCGGCCGCAAGCTCAATACGTTCTTCTACGTGAACATCCCGGTCGTCGGCTGGGCGGTCGATGCGCTGAGCGGATCGATGTACAAGCTCACGCCTGCGGAGGTCAAGGCTGTGCTCGAATCCGGCGGTCCCGGCGCTCCGGTGCAGCCGACCATGCCGATGCTGCCTCCGGATTCGACCGGCGCCGTCGCACCGCCCGACGAAGGCGCAACAATCACGCCGCAGCCGGTCGTGCCCGAGCCCGTCCCGCCGGACACTACCGAAGCCGACGATGATGTTGCCGACGACGACAGTACGGGGACCGGCGACGGCACGCTCGAAGCGACGATCGAAGACGGGAAGCTGTACGTGTTTGTTGTCATGGCGCCCGATCCGAACTGGGAAAAGATCGGTCAGTTGGAACGCCTACAAGACTGA